A window from Betta splendens chromosome 1, fBetSpl5.4, whole genome shotgun sequence encodes these proteins:
- the melk gene encoding maternal embryonic leucine zipper kinase: MPVERTEHRGADELHRYYEVYETIGSGGFAKVKLGRHILTGEKVAIKIMNKKDLGDDLPRVKVEIEAMKNLSHQHVCRLYQVIETSTQIFMIIEYCPGGELFDYIIAKDRLSEEETRVFFRQIVSAMAYVHSQGYAHRDLKPENLLIDEDHNLKLIDFGLCAKPKGGLGYELMTCCGSPAYAAPELIQGKAYIGSEADVWSMGVLLFALLCGYLPFDDENCMVLYRKITRGKYDNPHWLSPGSILLLNQMMQVDPKRRLCVRQLLNHPWVMKDYNSPVEWYSRQPLGYIDDDCITEMAVNFKRSRQSTTEIVKEWRYDHVTATYLLLLSKKQRGKPVRLRPEPLACEDSHSPLHQGLQTRDALHFSEDEDAVIVGSLDLCSEYMDDCPWASVTQHTPQRVRGQPDGTNNRDTRLTSPLVEKNSVYSPTPERRRKATPHRQERNDIDQEPTSEKKENVQEKDADMFVLPPPRTPASSKKKYGRPTKNVLTTPNQNANAGGGKSSAITPKGGDSASKEPGKKRTAENKEPANLEILTFSPERRSRSLDMAATGDSGKKKRSRKMFGSLEKGLDKVITMLTPSKRRALRDGPRKIKAQYNVTLTSQTNPDQVLNQILSILPEKNIDFTQKGYTLKCRTWGDFGKETMAFELEVCMLQRPEVVGVRRQRLKGDAWVYKHLVEDLLSTSKI; this comes from the exons ATGCCCGTAGAACGGACGGAGCACCGCGGGGCCGACGAGCTCCACAGGTACTATGAGGTTTATGAAACCATCGGCTCAG GAGGCTTTGCTAAAGTCAAGCTGGGTCGACACATCCTGACCGGGGAGAAGGTTGCCATCAAAATCATGAACAAGAAAGACCTAGGG GATGACCTGCCCCGTGTGAAAGTGGAGATCGAGGCCATGAAGAATCTGAGTCACCAGCATGTGTGTCGTCTGTACCAGGTCATAGAGACGTCCACCCAGATCTTCATGATAATAGAG TACTGTCCAGGTGGTGAGTTGTTTGATTACATCATAGCAAAGGATcgtctgtcagaggaggagaccaGGGTTTTTTTCAGACAGATCGTATCAGCGATGGCGTATGTCCACAGTCAGGGATATGCTCATAGAGATTTAAAACCG GAAAACCTGCTGATTGATGAAGACCACAACTTAAAACTCATAGATTTTGGCTTGTGTGCCAAACCCAAG GGAGGTCTGGGTTATGAGTTAATGACTTGTTGTGGAAGCCCTGCGTATGCTGCTCCTGAACTCATCCAGGGAAAAGCATACATTGGTTCAGAG GCCGATGTTTGGAGCATGGGAGTGCTGCTGTTCGCCCTGCTCTGCGGCTATCTGCCCTTTGATGATGAAAACTGCATGGTCCTCTACAGGAAGATTACA AGAGGTAAATATGATAATCCACACTGGCTTTCTCCTGGTAGTATCCTCCTCCTCAATCAGATGATGCAG GTGGACCCCAAGCGGCGTCTTTGTGTTCGGCAGCTGCTGAACCATCCCTGGGTGATGAAGGACTACAACAGTCCCGTGGAATGGTACAGCAGGCAGCCG CTTGGCTATATAGATGACGATTGTATCACTGAGATGGCTGTCAACTTTAAACGATCAAGGCAGAGCACCACAGAGATAGTCAAGGAG TGGCGGTATGATCATGTCACAGCCACCTACCTGCTCCTGCTGTCAAAGAAGCAGAGAGGGAAGCCGGTCCGCCTACGCCCTGAACCTCTTGCCTGTGAGGACTCGCACTCTCCCCTGCATCAGGGACTGCAG ACCCGGGACGCCCTTCACTTcagtgaggatgaagatgcTGTGATTGTGGGATCTCTTGACTTGTGCTCAGAGTACATGGATGACTGTCCATGGGCTTCAGTCACACAACATACACCCCAGAGGGTCAGAGGCCAACCAGATGGAACAAACAACAGAGACACG AGGCTTACATCTCCATTAGTGGAAAAAAACTCAGTTTACAGCCCGACCCCGGAGAGAAGGCGGAAAGCTACGCCACATCGCCAGGAGCGGAACGATATAGACCAAGAGCCGACCAGTGAGAAGAAGGAGAATGTTCAAGAGAAAGACGCTGACATGTTTGTTCTGCCTCCGCCGCGAACTCCAGCTTCCAGTAAGAAGAAGTATGGTCGTCCCACCAAGAATGTCTTAACCACACCCAATCAAAATGCTAATGCTGGTGGCGGCAAAAGCAGTGCAATCACACctaaag gtgGAGACTCTGCCTCTAAAGAGCCCGGTAAAAAGAGAACAGCGGAGAACAAGGAGCCTGCCAACCTTGAAATTCTGACCTTCAGTCCTGAGAGAAG gtccaggtctttGGACATGGCTGCTACTGGGGACAGTgggaagaaaaagagaagcagaaagaTGTTCGGCTCTCTGGAGAAGGGCCTGGACAAGGTGATCACTATGCTCACTCCCAGCAAGAGGCGAGCTCTGCGCGATGGCCCACGCAAGATCAAG GCTCAATATAATGTGACTCTGACTAGTCAGACGAACCCGGACCAGGTGCTTAACCAGATTCTCTCCATTCTGCCAGAAAAGAACATCGACTTTACACAGAAAGG ATACACCCTCAAGTGTCGGACCTGGGGGGATTTTGGTAAGGAGACCATGGCATTTGAGCTGGAGGTATGTATGCTCCAGAGGCCAGAGGTGGTCGGGGTTCGCCGCCAGAGGCTAAAGGGTGACGCCTGGGTCTACAAGCACCTGGTGGAAGACCTCCTCTCCACATCCAAGATCTAA